Part of the Prunus dulcis chromosome 8, ALMONDv2, whole genome shotgun sequence genome is shown below.
ggctGAGGTTTTCTCTTCCTATTCAATAAGATATAATCTTTATCTTTGGATACAACTCAGAAGAAAAGTTGCTaatggtttgaagttttgaacagaaaaaaggTTACCATTTCAAGAGCTCCTGTGGTTTCTCCAAGCTTCAAGATGGGATTTTCGTCCCAGACTGCGAGGTAGGCAAACTTGAATGGATATGGGGTTAATTAGATTTTATCAGATGCTTCCCCTTCTGTTGATTGGATTCTTTTAAGTCTGCAACTGATGCTTGGACTTGGGCCATGTTTGCTTTGCTATGTGTGACAAAGCAGACTTGAAGGCAAAGTGGCGCTGATCACCGGAGCAGCAAGTGGCATAGGAAAGGCAACTGCATCCAAATTCATCAGCAATGGTGCCAAAGTTGTCATTGCAGATATCCAACAGCAGCTTGGCCAGGTCACGGCAAACGAGCTCGGTCCCAATGCGACCTTCATCGCCTGTGATGTCTCAAAAGAATCCGACATTTCCAATGCTGTAGATTTCACCATCTCTAAACATAGCCAGCTTGACATTATGTACGCCAATGCAGGGGTAGCCTGCAACACTCCCCCGAGCATTGTGGACCTCGACCTGGCAGTGTTCGATCGTGTCATGAACATCAACGTGAGAGGAGTCGTTGCAGGAATGAAACATGCTTCACGTGTGATGATCCCGCGCAAAACTGGCTCCATTCTATGCACAGCCAGTGTCACGGGACTAATGGGAGGACTCGCACAGCACACCTATTCGGTATCCAAGTTTGCTGTCATAGGCATTGTTAAGTCTCTGGCTGCAGAGCTAAGCAAGCATGGAATTCGGGTCAATTGTATATCCCCATTTGCCATCCCAACCCCATTTGTACTTGAAGAAATGAGTCGGATTTTCCCGGGAGTCGATATACAGCGTCTAATAGAAATAACACAGAATGCCGGCGTCTTGGAGGGCACAAATTGTGAACCCAACGATATTGCTAATGCTGCACTTTATCTAGCTACAGATGATGCTAAATATGTTAGTGGGCATAATTTGGTGATAGATGGAGGTTTTACATCTTTCAAGACTTTGGAATTTCCTGCACCAGATCAGGTGCATTAAACATTCATTATCAGTTGTCACTGACTCACCATGCAAAGACATATGAGATGAGAAGACATTGATTCGAAAGATGAAGGCCTTTTCATGCAAGATTGATGTATGAAAACTTACTGTTTTTACATAGGAAATGTAGGAGAagataaattactaatttggtgaaatgaaaagtgaaaagtGAAAACCTTCATCAACTGGTTTGAGTTAAAATCAGGACTGCTCTATCCGTTGGGCAATCAAATTCACTGCTGCGTTGGCGGATGAGAATGCCCCATGGAAGCTTTCCTGGTAGGAAATAGATTCCAATTCTATAGCCATCTTCAGCAAAATCTCACCCAAGTCAGTCTGTTTTCCCAGCAAAGATTTGTAGTATGATTGAGCAGCAATATTGCTGATTTCAACATTGTTGGCTTCTGGGCAATACTCATCATCCAACCACTTATGCAAAGTAACCCTTAGCCACTCTGATTCCTGGATAGATAAATAGATATCATTCAATCAAAACAATCAATCCAAAAACAGCTGAAATTTAATTTCTGTAAATTAAGAGAAAATTGTACCTCCAAGGCCTTGGAAGGGACCAACCAATGCTCTGGGACCACAAGGTCTTGGACTTGGGCATctgggtcttcttcttcttccacttcATCTTTCTCTTGCTCGTTGCTTTGTGGGTTTGAAGGAGACTGAGATCTTAGAGCAGTGTGTGGGTGTGGCTTGGGAAAATCGTTCAGTGAGCGAATTGGATGCGGTGATGAAACCCAGAAATTGAGCGTAGGCGTAGCAACATTGGTGATAGCAAAATTTTTGGTGTAAGAGGTAGAATTAAACTTTGGGACGGCTGTAATTGGTCTAGTTGGATACAAAGATTTCATGGTTACTTTCGTTTCACTGCagattttctttgttgggAGAATGGTTTGGTGGCGGGAAATATATGAAGGGTGCGTGCGCCTGGACATTCACAGATGAGGGTTTTCAAAGGCTGAGCCTCCGAGGCACAAGCTGCtctcacattttttttctttttgtcttttttttttttttcggatAACCGAGTTGCTCGGGCCCATACCATATAAATAGGCCCAAAAAAATCACACATTATAGCCCAATATGCAAACCAAATTCGAAATAAAGAACAACTATCCAATATAATATACTGTGAATAAAGTATCTATCAAGATTCATGCCCACTGCCCAGGTTCATAATTCTACCAGAACAGGTATATATCTGGATTTTATACAGGACAGCAATCTTATCACAAAACACTAGCATCCTTCAGAACAAACGACCGAACTTGTGTTTTTGGCTAAATTTAGATAATGTGTAAACTGTAGCTACACTAGATGATTAAATTTGCACAAGTGGACATAGCTATTCATGCAGACATGTTTGTCGATACcatctctctgtgtctctgtctctgtctctctcacACCCCCTCATATGAACAGATAAACACAAATGACCTCAGAGGAAAGAATTAGAGGGATGTTGCATTTGGCGAGCCTGGATTCAGTCTGTCGATTTCTTCCTTTGGACAGATGAACAATTTTTGCACCATGGACTGGAATTCACTGCATATGTAACATGATTACCAAATTAGTAAAGACCGATAGCAGATCAGATTTGTACAGCACATCAGAAATGGCAAACTTTAAGTCACAGTATGAGTTCTAGTTCTTAACTGCCACAGGTAATCTCCTATCAGCATCATGTCTCCTTCATCATCCATGTAGGTTACCTGCCACCCACTGCTTCCATCGATCAAGCTTCCTTTCAAATCGAACATCTGGTCAAGCTCAGAAATGAGTTCACCATACCCATCAAAGCGTGTGAGGTCCACCGACCTTCCAACAGGAGCTCCATATTTGAGCACCTGAAAGAGCGTTGAAATTTTGACAAGGTTAACTTGAGCAATCAACTCAACCATTATAAGGAGGTGAGAAGAGAAATACTAGTTGTTTAACATTATCTGCACATTGATTCATTATCCTACAAATGCAACTTGAAAGTAATAAGAAGGCATATTCATGTGCCTTCTAAGGGACCTGAATCACACGTAACTATGCTTGACCATATAACTTCAACAAAGCATAATCACCACCAGACACAGCTCTTTGGAAGTTTGTAGAAACTAGTTAGAAGGTTGCTCGTTATCTAAACACACAGATACATCTTTTAAGGTGCATGAAATCAAATTCTAGTTTGGTGATTGAATAATTTAGAATGCAAAACAATAAAGATAATTCAATTAGCATAAATGTTTCCTACAACTTGTTTGGAAAGACAACATAGAAGAAGTTTTATATGTAATGTACCTTTATGCAGCTCCTGTTAGTGACAGAGCAACATTTCTTGCATTGTTTCGCAGAAAGAACACCAGAAACACTCTTAGATGTCTCTGAAATCTGGACAGTTTCAGAAACACTCGACTGAGATATTGGAGTAATAGAACAAGGACTAAAAAGTTCACTAGAAGTGACAACTTGTGGTGAAGGGAGCTCCGGGTGACTAGTAACTATATTGACTCCAAACAGCATGGTTGTACCACGGCTATTTGGTTGGACAAGTGGCGCTTCAATCTCACTCCTTGGTTTGAAGGCCCTCGAGTCCTGGGACCCAGAGGATTTGACATTTGGAACTGACATGCTTCTTCTAAACGCTACACTGTCCCAGACTCCAAAATTAAATATCGGTGGCCATTGGTTAGTGAGACTTGGAGCTATTACACTGCCAGGACATTGATAAAGTGGGTCATGCAATGGATTGTTTTCCAATCCCAATTCTGTATGGGTCCAGTCAGGATTTGATGGTGGAATGAACTGCGGTAGTAATGGTGGTTTTTGTGTACCCGGTTCATGAGCAGGTGGGTCACTAATTTCTTGACCTTGAAAGACCTTTTTTTGTCTTGGAGGTGTATACTCAGCTGGAATTGGCAATAAGCctatgaagaaaagaagagagataAGTTGATTAATTTTGACTTTAATTGGATATATCATTAAAACTGAGTTGACGAAGGAAGCTTTCTCTGAAATCTAGAGAAACTTTCCACAGGGAGGTATATGAGAGTTACTGACCATTCGTAGCCAAGTTAGGAAACCCAGGTGATATCAGATCAGGAACATGTGCTCTCTTATTAGGTTGGAGAGGCATGATATTCCAAGGAGAAAGCCTTTCAGGATGCAAGTTTGTATCTGATGAGGCATCCCATTGGACCTGGATGGACAGATCAATTAATGAGATAGTTATGTATCAGTTTgaagattttgagattttgatgATTAGAAGAGGAACTTGGGTACCTTCAGACACCTCCATTCTGAACTGGCCCACCTGATACAATCATTATCTTCAATACCTATTATAGTACCCGCCAATCTGGTTCATACAATAACCACATTCAGTCAAAACACCATGACAGTGACACTTTAGGGGGGAAAAGGTAGGTTGTTAACAGTGTCTACGGTATTTTTATCCATCCATTCTTGCACTCAGAAGCCAAGGCTTGATTACCTTTTCTCTGCACATTCTTCACCTTCAAAACACGTTCTGAATCTCATACCAATAGAATAGTCATTTTTTGCTGATTTCATGTATTGATCATAAGGAATTATAAATGCAGCAGGACTGGTCCTGCATATGCATAAAAAGATGGCAGCTTAAAACCTTGGAATATGTGTGTACCCAGTGATACTGATATTAAATCTAAACCCTATTAGCTCACAGAATCAAATAGCTTACCATGGACGATAGTACACAGTAAACAGGGTACCAGTAGAATTGGCATGGAAAGCACTGGCAAGTATGCCATGTTGCATGCTGTGGCCTGAAATGAGAGCAGTTGATGCATTGTCCTGTTTTTTGTTCACACGGCGTATCCCAACACGCAACTCTCCATTTTCTCCTCTGAAGCAAGAATTACAATCATTAGATAACTAACAGTGAAGACAGATAACTAatacatatattaattaaccctttaacttgagagagagagagagagagagagagagagagagagagagagagagagagagagagagagtacctgACAAAGATACATGCATCCCCAGCAACAAGTCTTTTTGCAGTCACAAATGTACTCCAACCACTGGTAAGCAAGTGCCTCTTTGGCTGACCTACATTGTGGGAGATGCAGCATAAATTTAAGATTGGTCGTATATGATGAATCCAATGTAGAAGGTTAAGGCAGAAACATGCATGAGAATTAAAAGTGTTCGCCACACTTAAGAAGGATAATAATTGCAACTGTAAATGCAATTACATTAGTGAGCATTTATTTGTAGGTTGGTCCATTATGTATTACATGGAGTCAGAAAACCATGGCAAATTGCTTTTTTTCTCCTAGGCATGATGAGaggaattttaaatttctgaaagaaaaacatgtcCCGCATATTGAAATAATCAAAGAAATGCATCCATAAGTACATTACTGCAATGTCGAACACAATGACCAAATTCAAGTGTCATGCATCTGTTTCTGATTCTGTAAGTATTAATAATGATGCTTAAGTTACTTCCACAGTTAGATGTTTGAGAGTGTCTGAATTTGAAGATACCACGAAATATATGGCGAAAGTGCCACTCAAATCCCTGCAAGTCCCTTGCGACGAGTTCTTGTACTGGTGGTTGCTGAGACATGTCCTACAAAAACATCTATAACTTGTGAAGGAACTGGCTTCTAATACTTAGCATTTTATATAAATCTTATGAGATAGAGGTGATTGCAAAAGGTGAAGATCTGAGACAAGATTTCCTATGACACTTGTATAATCCAAAGTACCAAACATGCGAGCATAGTTCTTGTCACTTAGTAGTAGATTACTAGGTTGACTAGGTTCTAAGATTTTCATATCTGTCCCAAGAAACAGTAACAAGAGAAgccaaaatcaaatatatgaAGGCATTTATCCCCATATGCCTCATTTAAACTTAGCCTCAACTTATATCACATTGAATTGGTTAAATGATTGCTTAGCAGATGTGTGCCATTAATTTTCTAATGGGTGTTATGGAAAGCCATCAGAATAAAAACCAACCAGAGGTGGAAGGCACTCATCAGCTTGTCGTTTCGGAACAGAGAATCCACCATGAGTGCTTGTGTCAGATGGGGTGAGTGTCTTGCTAAAGGAGCGTGTACTCGTGCTCTGAGGCACGGGTTGATTATTTTCTTCATCTAAACTTAGCTGTTCTTGCTGCAAGGTGCCAAAGCAGTACGCATATGTTGTTATTATCATCACATGTAAAAATTCCAGAACAGGTGAAATAATGTAAACTTTTCAAATTATGAgccatacaaaaaaaaaaataaaaattaatggcATCAAAAAGATATCATATCAGTTTCTTGTAAGTTCTTATGGGGCCTAAGCAAGGTCATCTCAGCACTCAGTAGCTAACCTCAGTCAGAGGAAGCAAGGTGATTTGAGCAAACACTTCATCTGTGTGAACTTCAGCCTGCAAATGAGTCattcaaaaattaataaattctCATAAATTGTAAGCCATTCAAGTTTCAAGTCcatacacaattttaaagttATACCCATCACATTTTGTTAAACACACGCAGAGAGGAACAATTTACCTTTAGCAGAACACAGACAACATTGCAGAGGATCTTGGAAGGCAAATTGTAAATTGGCATTTCCATTTTGCCATCTTCGTTTGCATATGCCTCGACCTATTCTAGATCAACAGGCAAAGATGTTACCTATTTGGACCTCagacaaaaacaaattgaaggGATTGATTGAAATTTAGGGACCATCTAAAAAGTGGGCCCAGGACCAAATAGAAATGGCATGAAAACTTCACAATTTGCTTAATAGACAGAAGAAACAGAGTCCTTAAAAGTGccataaaagaaatagtaatGAAGGAGGTGAGGGAGGAGAACCTGTTCCATGTGACCTTGAGGGAAGTAGAAAACCTTCTCTCCGGGGCCCGGAACATAAACATTAGGACCTGCACATGCATGCCATAGTCGAGTGTACGAATCATCTTTCTCACCTAAcaccaaaattgaaaacataagAACAAACCGAGGCAAAATTGGGCGGGGGCTGAAAATCAAACCATGAGGACCCGCTAAAGTGAAAGTCCATAAGAATTTGAGAACCCATTTCAGAAATGGGACTTGTTACAGGCCACAATACACAGAGAGTTGAAGATCCTAAATGTTCATCATAAAAATTTGATGCAACATGCCTTGAGCTACCtctgaaaaatcaaaatgccAATTGTAGAATTCGTCTCTGAATCAGTAACCCAAAAATAGAATAGTTTTTATTTCCatcattaaaaattaataatggTCAACACATCTCATTTTActgtggaaaaaaataaaatccaagaCTAAAACAGAGCTTAGTTACAAATTTTCTCTCCGAGCAGAGTTCAACACAAACATGaacaataaaatgaataagaaaaacaagaggTCACTGGTTCAGGTCGTCCACCTCGTTTATTCTTgttagcagcagcagcagcagcagcagggaAGGCTGAACCATCGCTACAGCCGCTGCTTTCTCTCTCGGCAACATTGACGGTGGTGGGCCCCAAGCCTTCTACACCGGCAGTCGTCCTCGGCGCCATgtctatttatttatcaattcTCTCCGCCTCTGAACCAAAACAGAATAAAGAAGATATTGCGGaggatgaagaaaaaagaagaagaaaagaaagcgagaaaattagaaaagggTGAAAATAAGTAGAAGAGGAAAGTtcagggagggagggagaatCAGGACAAATAGGCGTTAAGAATTAATCAGGTACCGCGTCCACCTAATGGCGTTAATGTGTCGCCTTCCTTAACTTCctttaatctctctctctctctctctctctctctctctctctctctctctctcacacacacactttctcttcctctccacTAGCAAGTATCACAATTCCCACCTCCACACCCGGCCGTTTCAGcgtttctctctctagaaGAGGCCCCTGTGAGCAAGCAGCGTGAGCAGCGTGATGTCGTTGTAACGTTTAGTGCAAAAACTGGATGTCGTtcgttgttgttgttgtgcaCCAGAGCGAGCGAGctagaggagagagagaaagtagGCTGCAGTGCAGTCCAGGCACCGTTCAATGTATGTAGGCGCGTTGCagatgtgtgtgtgtgtgatttGGTACACCTGCACCTGCCAGGCCTCTTTTTggctcctctctctctcccctctctttctctctccgaGACTCTTTCGCTAAATTTGGGTCTCTGTCTGTGTTGCTGCAAGTGTGTAGTGTACTATTCTTTGCTTTGCTATGCTGGCTGGCGGTGTTTGCTAGTTTGCGCCGATGAGTTCGATGCGCTCTTTTGCCCTGCAGTGCATGCCCTCGCCTCATGCATCTCGCCCATTTGTCATATCTCTCTCCgtcaacctttttttttttacttgcgTGTGGCAACACTGACCGTCGATTTCGGGGAAATTGGGTCCCGCCTGTCTTGTGAAAaccacaaagaaagaaagagaacgAATAATGTTGGACttgattttgtaattaaattcgTATTTGTTTTGCATGAAGAGCAAGCGTCGTTTAACCATTGTCCATGGGGATTAATTTGGCTTAATTAGACCGGCTCGGCTTCAGTGTGTGTCGTATGTGCCCTTTGTTAGCTGGTAAACCTATCACTGACTGAAACAACAAAGTGGCGAAACATAAATTCTTCCAGTGATTTAATatacataataaattattataaataataatacatCCATTATCATTCTTTAATCAGAATATAGAAACCATGGTGGGGACTCATCATGCAATGTAGTCTCATAATTTGACACATTATCTTTATTTGGTATTTGATGGTACTAGTCAAATAATAGATGAAACATTGTTTTCAACAAACACATCCAATGAATGATCATGATGCTAATGAATTTGTCCCACACTTTATATTTGgctaatttttaataatattaatcaTGTAAACGGATAGGGTTTAGATCGGATATACcttaatccaaattcaaatctatTTATAATTGGATTATCGGATTATTAGATTCACCTCTCAATTCATATCTGTTACTCATTGAATTCGACAAATCAAATTATTATCGGatttattttgaattgtacctaaaaaaaattcaaaatttattaGTAGCattgttcttttattgtttttatctacttttatatcaattttttatttatctttaaaattagttttttaaGTGTATTCTTAGTgctataaaattaaaattattcatTTACACATATAATTCATATATGAATCCATTTATAATCGGATTAacggatttggatttggattgtAATTGAATTATCGAATTGAGAAGTCCAAGTCATCTCCTATTAATTACACCGAATTTATATTGGATTCATATCAAAATCCAGTCCATTGACATGTCTAAATATGATCATTTTGAAGGGATCTCCAAATTACCATTGATGAATGTTTGGATTTGACTAATTATAAAGTGATTAAACCATTAACGATTAGGACATTCAAATGCATACTTATTAATACATATGTACCActaacaaaactaaaaacattGAATATTAATTGGGTAGTAACATTAAAATGGCAAGTATTTATCTTGTTATAATGTTGGGGACTTTATAGACTTTTGCAAACTTTACaccaaattttatattatgcCATACTAAGGATAGTTTCAGGCTACACTTATAATTCAATGTTGTATAAATAATGCTTCATCCCAAGGTCAGTGTTAAACTAAAGAAACGGAGGTAACGGAGACGGAGTAGCAGCAGATCAAAACTGTTTGAGGCCCGCGAAAATTACACGAACGGACAGGAGCAATTAAGACAGTGAGAACGACACTTCCTATAAAGCATGCGGGGCATTTATGGAAAAGTCAGCTCCATCACCGTCTGCCCCGACAACCGTAGCCACTTCAGAAGCCCACACGTGTGTTGATCTGTTACGCTTCGTCATGTTTCCAAGGCAAAGGCAATgaaccttttcttttggttttttcataTGGGCTTTGTCGTACACATTTTTAAAGCCCAAGTTATAAAATGAGCTTAAGCCGAAACCCAAAGATAGATGGGGCCTGAAATCTCCCATTCGAAGTAAACCCGTAGGCGCCAAAATTCAGAGACCCACGCCCGAAAAAGTCCAATTATTTCGGATAAGGAAACGCTGCGCGGTCCTATAAAAGAGAAACTTCGTCTTCTCAACCTTCTTCTTTTAGCAGTGAGCTGACCTTCAATTCAAATGGCCGTTGCGGTCGGCAACTGCTGCTTCTCTGCACTCACCTCCACCGTTAAATTCCGTTCTTCTGTTTCCATCCAACCCTGCTTCGCCACGTCGCTTTGGTCAAGCAATGGCCATGCTCTTAAACCTGTTAGTCAAAGCAAGAGAGAAAGAGCTTCCAGTTCAAGAAAAGgttcgtcgtcgtcgtcatctGCTAAATCTCAACCAGAGGTGAAACCCTAAGCACTACTGTTTGTGTAAATTTTTTCTTgataattgattaattaatattaatattggCTTGGGAAATGCAGAAAGAAGCTGTTCCCAATAAGTTGAGCGGAAATGGTAATAGATGGAGTGTTACTGGTAGAGGGAAGAAGGGACAGTCTCAACCAACGGCTTATAGATCATTTGGAACgcaaagaaaagagaagaaagagtttGCAGTTGATCAAAAAGAGCAACAGGTTTGATAATTGTTGCATTGA
Proteins encoded:
- the LOC117636814 gene encoding uncharacterized protein LOC117636814, yielding MSRRTHPSYISRHQTILPTKKICSETKVTMKSLYPTRPITAVPKFNSTSYTKNFAITNVATPTLNFWVSSPHPIRSLNDFPKPHPHTALRSQSPSNPQSNEQEKDEVEEEEDPDAQVQDLVVPEHWLVPSKALEESEWLRVTLHKWLDDEYCPEANNVEISNIAAQSYYKSLLGKQTDLGEILLKMAIELESISYQESFHGAFSSANAAVNLIAQRIEQS
- the LOC117636812 gene encoding auxin response factor 2B-like; this encodes MAPRTTAGVEGLGPTTVNVAERESSGCSDGSAFPAAAAAAANKNKRGEKDDSYTRLWHACAGPNVYVPGPGEKVFYFPQGHMEQVEAYANEDGKMEMPIYNLPSKILCNVVCVLLKAEVHTDEVFAQITLLPLTEQEQLSLDEENNQPVPQSTSTRSFSKTLTPSDTSTHGGFSVPKRQADECLPPLDMSQQPPVQELVARDLQGFEWHFRHIFRGQPKRHLLTSGWSTFVTAKRLVAGDACIFVRGENGELRVGIRRVNKKQDNASTALISGHSMQHGILASAFHANSTGTLFTVYYRPWTSPAAFIIPYDQYMKSAKNDYSIGMRFRTCFEGEECAEKRLAGTIIGIEDNDCIRWASSEWRCLKVQWDASSDTNLHPERLSPWNIMPLQPNKRAHVPDLISPGFPNLATNGLLPIPAEYTPPRQKKVFQGQEISDPPAHEPGTQKPPLLPQFIPPSNPDWTHTELGLENNPLHDPLYQCPGSVIAPSLTNQWPPIFNFGVWDSVAFRRSMSVPNVKSSGSQDSRAFKPRSEIEAPLVQPNSRGTTMLFGVNIVTSHPELPSPQVVTSSELFSPCSITPISQSSVSETVQISETSKSVSGVLSAKQCKKCCSVTNRSCIKVLKYGAPVGRSVDLTRFDGYGELISELDQMFDLKGSLIDGSSGWQVTYMDDEGDMMLIGDYLWHEFQSMVQKLFICPKEEIDRLNPGSPNATSL
- the LOC117636813 gene encoding secoisolariciresinol dehydrogenase isoform X1, with protein sequence MFRVALRKKVTISRAPVVSPSFKMGFSSQTARLEGKVALITGAASGIGKATASKFISNGAKVVIADIQQQLGQVTANELGPNATFIACDVSKESDISNAVDFTISKHSQLDIMYANAGVACNTPPSIVDLDLAVFDRVMNINVRGVVAGMKHASRVMIPRKTGSILCTASVTGLMGGLAQHTYSVSKFAVIGIVKSLAAELSKHGIRVNCISPFAIPTPFVLEEMSRIFPGVDIQRLIEITQNAGVLEGTNCEPNDIANAALYLATDDAKYVSGHNLVIDGGFTSFKTLEFPAPDQVH
- the LOC117636813 gene encoding secoisolariciresinol dehydrogenase isoform X2; the encoded protein is MGFSSQTARLEGKVALITGAASGIGKATASKFISNGAKVVIADIQQQLGQVTANELGPNATFIACDVSKESDISNAVDFTISKHSQLDIMYANAGVACNTPPSIVDLDLAVFDRVMNINVRGVVAGMKHASRVMIPRKTGSILCTASVTGLMGGLAQHTYSVSKFAVIGIVKSLAAELSKHGIRVNCISPFAIPTPFVLEEMSRIFPGVDIQRLIEITQNAGVLEGTNCEPNDIANAALYLATDDAKYVSGHNLVIDGGFTSFKTLEFPAPDQVH